The stretch of DNA TCTCCTGATAAATGTGATCTGATATTTGTGGGGCGGCTTATCAGGGAGAAGAATGTGGATTTGATGCTTGAAGCAGTGGATCATCTGAGGATAACACTGCCGCACGTGCAGTGCCACGTTATTGGCGGGGGACCTGAGAAAGAGAGGCTTACAGGACTTGCAGCGAAGCTCGGGCTCCTTGATAATGTGAAATTCTTCGGGTTCATGGAGTATGATGAGTTAATCGCCAGGATAAAGTCCTCCGGGGTATTGGCGCTACCCTCCAGCCGCGAAGGATTCGGGATGGCAGTACTTGAGGCCTTTGCATGCGGAGTACCCGTTGTTACGGTGAAAGGTGAGAAGAACGCTGCATCTTCGCTTGTCGATGACGGTACTGGTTTTGTGGTGGACCTTGATGCAAGGGAGATCAGTGAGGCTGTTGCCAGGTTGATCAAAGACCCCATGCTACATGAAAGAATGGCTGCCTCTGCCATGGCGAGAGTGCAGGAATACGATTGGGACAGGATAGTCGAGCGGCTGACTTGCATTTATGATGATCTACTGCAATACCATTAAGGACATCAAGGATAATAAAATCAGGCAACCCTTATCAGATATGTTCAAGAAACTCCCCAATAGAATCACCGATCTGCTCGCTTCCAACAAAATCCCCTTACTGGTATTTTTAAGCTCCTTGTTCATACTTATCACTTTTGCGAGCACACGATTACTTTTTTCGGATGAAGGGGTGATACTGGACCAGTTTTATAATTTGATCCATGGCTCTATAGCCCTGAAAATCGCCAAAATAAATGTGACAAAAGGAGTTTTCATATCAGTAGGGGGCAGCCTCTACGGGAAATTTAGCTATTCGCTTATGATCTTATCTCTCCCTGCATACTATTTTCTAAAAGCAGTCAACTCGATCTATGGTGCGCATCTTTTCATATTGCAGCTTTGGGCTTTGAGCGGCGGATCCATTGTTTATCTTATTGCGAAAAACCACAAGTATGCGAGCGGAATAATGGCGTATTTCGTCCTGATATCTGCCAATCTGTATATCTTTAAGCCCATTTACTTCCCGAAATGGGGGGAAGTCCTCTCGATCGAATTCACCAATATCCTTATCACATCTTTTCTGGTCCTGATCGTTTATCTTTTATTCAGGGAACTTTTCAACAATAAAATTGCTCTTTTTGCCTCTTTTTTTGTATTAGTTGCAACACCGGTTCCTTTTTATGCCATCACGTTGAAACATCACAATCTGGCTGTTCTTCTCACTTTGCTGACCTTCATCCTTTTTTACCGATATTCTGAAAAAAAGGATAATAGATTCATGTACGCTGCATATTTATCGGCAGGACTTTGCGTCTGGACACGAATTCTGGATGGTGCAGTGTTACTGGCATCTCTTCTGATAATGGACTTCGTTTTTTTTAAACGGACCTTTAAATATGCCGTTACGATCTCATTCATAATTTTGATATCTCTGATCCCTTTTTTTAGTTTCAATCAATTTATTCTTGGAAATCCTTTCTCGATCATTGAAGTTACCCCTCTGGCCAGCACCCAGATGACAATGGCCAACGCAAACGATTTTATTTCACTCAACGAAAGTCCGGCAAGTGCCAATCAATTTGCGCTTTTAGATAAACTTGGATTTACATGGAATCC from Candidatus Methanoperedens sp. encodes:
- a CDS encoding glycosyltransferase family 39 protein codes for the protein MFKKLPNRITDLLASNKIPLLVFLSSLFILITFASTRLLFSDEGVILDQFYNLIHGSIALKIAKINVTKGVFISVGGSLYGKFSYSLMILSLPAYYFLKAVNSIYGAHLFILQLWALSGGSIVYLIAKNHKYASGIMAYFVLISANLYIFKPIYFPKWGEVLSIEFTNILITSFLVLIVYLLFRELFNNKIALFASFFVLVATPVPFYAITLKHHNLAVLLTLLTFILFYRYSEKKDNRFMYAAYLSAGLCVWTRILDGAVLLASLLIMDFVFFKRTFKYAVTISFIILISLIPFFSFNQFILGNPFSIIEVTPLASTQMTMANANDFISLNESPASANQFALLDKLGFTWNPDISGNWLRVLSDVLFLKVGNTFGILLISPFLVLAIAFVIERIKNRVKLNTMDSIFGLYTILLFGAYSILYILFNINSLISIITDTPIVLEYRYLLVGYIILLYFALRTDKVRELIETNFKNIGRMYAISLPLMLIVFIELFPSPFMDSYYYVSLITSAALLIPVSAYLLFSKKKSLPALDSWVTFFIALSLVEASLLLLFYYWVVSMTYVSPTQNYSILPTLENTLKWMYQIFL